From Candidatus Atelocyanobacterium thalassa isolate ALOHA, a single genomic window includes:
- a CDS encoding Rieske 2Fe-2S domain-containing protein, with amino-acid sequence MTTLLRNCWYVAVSSKDLKPKKIIHKKILGEPILIGRKKNGQVFAMRDICPHRGIPLSYGSLDQDDITCRYHGWKFNTNNGKCKEIPSLTKYDNLDVERIQVLTYPCEEVQGNIWIYFINTNKSQSKSTDIPSVPTIPDFGKLSPGITETMQFSCNIDHAIIGLMDPAHGPYIHDAWWWRSGPRKFRVKEKHYEPVSQGFRLVSYNMPVSARPYKILGKDVSIEIIFQLPGVRTEILKGDRYSACLLTCITPIDEYSCEIFQSVYWTIPWAAVFKPLLSLLTRQFLAQDRDAIIQQQEGLMYDPSLMLIDDADTQAKWYFRLKQEYQRSQENNIPFVNPLDPKILRWRS; translated from the coding sequence CAAAAAAGATAATACATAAAAAAATTCTTGGTGAACCTATTCTTATTGGGCGAAAGAAAAATGGTCAAGTTTTTGCAATGCGTGATATTTGTCCACATAGAGGCATTCCCTTGAGTTATGGCTCATTAGATCAAGATGATATAACTTGTAGATATCATGGTTGGAAATTCAATACAAATAATGGTAAATGTAAAGAGATTCCCTCTTTAACAAAATACGACAATTTAGATGTGGAGCGTATTCAAGTTCTTACATATCCATGTGAAGAAGTTCAAGGTAATATTTGGATATATTTTATCAATACTAATAAAAGTCAATCTAAATCAACAGATATTCCTTCTGTTCCAACCATTCCTGATTTTGGCAAACTTAGCCCTGGCATAACAGAGACCATGCAATTTTCTTGTAATATTGATCATGCAATTATCGGTCTTATGGATCCAGCTCATGGACCTTATATTCATGATGCTTGGTGGTGGCGCAGTGGCCCTCGTAAATTTCGAGTCAAAGAAAAGCATTATGAACCTGTATCACAAGGTTTTCGTCTTGTCTCTTATAATATGCCTGTTAGTGCTCGTCCCTACAAGATTTTAGGTAAAGATGTATCTATAGAAATCATTTTTCAGTTACCTGGAGTTCGTACAGAAATTTTAAAAGGTGATCGTTATTCTGCTTGCTTATTAACATGCATTACTCCCATTGATGAATATTCATGTGAAATATTTCAAAGTGTTTATTGGACGATTCCTTGGGCAGCTGTTTTCAAACCGTTACTCAGTTTATTAACTCGTCAATTTTTAGCTCAAGATCGTGATGCAATAATCCAACAACAAGAGGGTCTTATGTATGATCCCTCACTAATGCTAATAGATGATGCAGATACTCAAGCAAAATGGTATTTTCGCTTAAAACAAGAATATCAGAGATCTCAGGAAAATAATATACCTTTTGTCAATCCTCTAGATCCCAAAATATTACGTTGGAGGAGTTGA
- a CDS encoding hydrogenase small subunit — protein MANVLWLQGGACSGNTISFLNAEEPTLVDLITDFGINILWHPSLGMQLGDELQELLINCINGKISIDILVFEGSVVNAPNGTGEWNRFAGRPMKDWLNDLSKVAGFVVAVGDCATYGGVPAMEPNPSESIGLQFLKRQKGGFLGDDFLSQKGFPVINIPGCPAHPDWISQILVAVATGRVGDLTLDEFHRPETFFRSFTQTGCTRNMHFSYKSSTEEFGQRTGCLFYDLGCRGPMTHSSCNRILWNRVSSKTRVGMPCLGCTEPEFPFHDLKKGTVFKTQTVMGVPRELPPGINAKDYAVVTVVSKDARPSWTDEDFFTV, from the coding sequence ATGGCTAATGTTCTTTGGTTACAAGGTGGTGCCTGTTCTGGAAATACAATTTCTTTTCTTAACGCAGAAGAACCAACCTTAGTAGATTTAATCACCGATTTTGGAATTAATATTTTATGGCATCCATCCTTGGGTATGCAGTTAGGTGATGAATTACAAGAACTATTGATTAACTGTATTAATGGAAAAATTTCTATTGATATATTAGTGTTTGAAGGATCAGTAGTTAATGCTCCTAATGGAACTGGTGAATGGAATCGTTTTGCTGGTCGTCCTATGAAAGATTGGTTGAACGACTTATCTAAAGTCGCTGGTTTTGTAGTTGCAGTTGGTGACTGCGCAACTTATGGCGGAGTTCCCGCTATGGAGCCGAATCCCAGTGAGTCCATTGGTTTACAGTTTCTTAAACGTCAAAAAGGTGGCTTTTTGGGAGATGATTTTCTTTCCCAAAAAGGTTTTCCTGTTATCAATATACCTGGATGTCCTGCTCACCCAGACTGGATCTCCCAGATATTAGTAGCTGTTGCTACTGGAAGAGTTGGGGATTTGACTCTTGATGAGTTTCATCGCCCTGAAACCTTCTTCCGTAGTTTTACACAAACTGGTTGTACGAGAAATATGCATTTTTCTTATAAGTCAAGTACTGAGGAATTTGGTCAACGTACAGGATGTTTGTTTTATGATCTGGGTTGCCGTGGGCCTATGACTCACTCTTCATGTAATCGCATTTTATGGAATAGAGTTTCTTCTAAAACTCGTGTTGGAATGCCTTGTTTGGGTTGTACTGAACCAGAATTTCCTTTCCATGATCTTAAGAAAGGAACTGTTTTTAAAACGCAAACCGTTATGGGTGTTCCTAGAGAATTACCTCCCGGTATTAATGCTAAAGATTATGCAGTAGTAACAGTTGTTTCTAAAGATGCTCGTCCATCTTGGACAGATGAAGATTTTTTCACTGTATAA
- a CDS encoding nickel-dependent hydrogenase large subunit, translated as MVVQKLEISPVGRVEGDLDIRVDIEDGYVVNAWTKAELFRGFEVILKGKDPQAGLIVTPRICGICGASHLTCASWALDTIWETEVPRNAILARNLGQIVETIQSHPRHFYALYATDLTNKKYKNSPFYEEACKRFTPFTGTSYEIAIITSAKPVELYALFGGQWPHSSYMVPGGVMCAPTLTDVTRGWGILEYFRTNWLEPVWLGCSLERYEKIQTYEDFLEWLEESPKHFNSDLGFYWRMGLDIGLDKYGQGPGRYLTWGYLPHEDKYQKPTIKDRNSAVIMKGGVYDSFTDMHHMVDHSFAIENTSHSWYEEGTTDVHPFDRVTNPQNMNKADYDNKYSWSTAVSHKDLGRMEVGSLARQLVAGGKHGESWQHYDGLILDMFKKIGGPSVHLREFARMHESVKLYREAERCLREFKLNDPWYIKPKEKDGRGWGGTEASRGALCHWVEVEKGVIKNYQIIAPSTWNIGPRDGKDVRGPIEEALIGIPIEDMSNPVEVGHVARSFDSCLVCTVHAHDAKTGKELARFRTN; from the coding sequence ATGGTAGTTCAAAAGCTGGAAATTTCTCCTGTAGGAAGAGTTGAAGGAGATTTAGATATTAGAGTAGATATCGAAGATGGATATGTTGTAAATGCTTGGACAAAAGCAGAATTATTCCGTGGCTTTGAAGTTATTTTAAAAGGAAAGGATCCACAAGCTGGGCTTATTGTTACCCCCCGTATTTGCGGTATTTGTGGTGCATCACATTTAACTTGTGCATCTTGGGCACTAGATACAATCTGGGAAACAGAGGTACCTCGCAACGCTATCCTAGCACGTAACCTAGGTCAAATAGTTGAAACTATACAAAGCCATCCTAGACACTTCTATGCTTTATACGCAACTGACCTAACAAACAAAAAATATAAAAATAGTCCTTTCTATGAAGAAGCATGTAAAAGATTTACTCCTTTTACAGGGACTTCTTATGAAATAGCTATAATAACTTCTGCGAAACCAGTTGAGCTTTATGCTTTATTCGGAGGACAATGGCCTCATTCTAGTTATATGGTTCCAGGAGGTGTAATGTGTGCTCCAACGCTCACTGATGTAACACGTGGTTGGGGAATATTAGAGTATTTCCGTACTAATTGGCTAGAACCTGTTTGGTTAGGATGTTCTCTTGAGCGATATGAAAAAATTCAAACTTACGAAGACTTTTTAGAATGGCTAGAAGAAAGTCCAAAACATTTTAATTCTGACTTAGGGTTTTATTGGCGTATGGGTTTAGATATTGGACTAGATAAATATGGCCAAGGACCCGGAAGATATCTAACCTGGGGATATCTTCCACATGAAGATAAGTACCAGAAACCTACAATTAAGGATCGTAATTCAGCCGTAATAATGAAAGGTGGGGTTTATGATAGTTTTACTGATATGCATCATATGGTAGATCATAGTTTTGCCATAGAAAATACAAGTCATTCTTGGTATGAAGAAGGTACTACTGATGTCCATCCTTTTGATAGAGTTACTAATCCTCAAAATATGAACAAGGCAGACTATGATAATAAATATTCATGGTCAACAGCAGTAAGTCATAAAGATTTAGGCCGCATGGAAGTGGGTTCTCTTGCACGCCAATTAGTAGCAGGTGGAAAACATGGAGAAAGTTGGCAACATTATGATGGTTTGATTTTAGATATGTTCAAAAAAATAGGCGGGCCCAGTGTACATTTGAGGGAGTTTGCACGGATGCATGAGTCTGTAAAATTATATAGAGAAGCAGAGAGATGTTTAAGAGAATTCAAACTCAATGACCCGTGGTATATAAAACCGAAAGAAAAGGATGGACGTGGTTGGGGAGGCACAGAAGCTAGCCGTGGTGCTTTATGTCATTGGGTTGAAGTAGAAAAAGGAGTTATCAAAAATTATCAGATAATTGCTCCAAGTACTTGGAACATTGGACCCAGGGACGGTAAAGATGTTAGAGGTCCTATTGAAGAAGCATTAATTGGTATACCGATTGAAGATATGAGCAATCCAGTAGAAGTTGGACATGTTGCTCGTTCATTTGATTCTTGTTTAGTCTGTACAGTACATGCACACGATGCTAAAACAGGTAAAGAGCTAGCAAGATTTCGTACCAACTAA
- a CDS encoding B12-binding domain-containing radical SAM protein, with protein sequence MTTIFDQERLLFEPKIPNNNAIKIIFCFPNNYNVGITSLGYQTVWASFASRSDVNVSRLFTDINEPLPKKSEILGFSFSWELDYVNIFDILDTLNIPLQTSERNDDHPLVFGGGPTLTSNPEPFADFFDVILLGDGEDLINSFLEAYKVIRNESRAVKLSYLATIPGIYIPSLYEITYYDNDGEIKSIKAIEESIPSSIEKQIYRGDSLSTSTVVTEKAVWENIYMVEVVRSCPEMCRFCLVSYLNLPFRIADLNTSLIPNIEKGLKVTNRIGLLGPSITQHPEFGNLLNYLNQPKYDDIRVSIASVRANTVTEKLAKLLSSRKTKSITIAVESGSPKIRKNINKKLDNDEIISAAINAKIGGLKNLKLYGMVGLPGENEEDIEQTISMLDSIQKAAQGLKITFGCSTFVPKAHTPFQWLGVNKLSQKRLKFLEKVLGKRRIEFRPESYNWSIIQALISRGDRRLSKLFKLTRSYGNSLGSYKRAFKELKGEIPPLEYYAHNNWKTDQVLPWAHLKGPLSHASLLKQYNETKF encoded by the coding sequence ATGACGACTATTTTTGACCAAGAACGATTATTGTTTGAACCAAAAATACCTAATAATAATGCTATTAAAATAATTTTCTGCTTTCCAAATAACTATAATGTAGGTATTACAAGTTTAGGATATCAAACTGTTTGGGCTAGCTTCGCTAGTAGATCTGATGTTAATGTTAGTCGTTTATTTACAGATATCAATGAACCTTTGCCTAAAAAATCTGAGATATTAGGTTTCTCTTTCTCTTGGGAATTGGATTATGTTAATATTTTCGATATCTTAGACACGTTAAATATTCCTCTTCAAACCAGCGAACGAAATGATGATCACCCATTGGTGTTTGGAGGTGGTCCTACACTAACATCCAATCCTGAACCCTTTGCTGATTTCTTTGATGTAATTTTACTAGGTGATGGAGAAGATTTAATAAATAGCTTTTTAGAAGCATATAAAGTCATAAGGAATGAGAGTCGAGCTGTTAAATTATCTTATTTAGCAACTATTCCTGGAATTTATATACCCAGTTTGTATGAAATAACCTATTACGACAATGATGGAGAAATTAAATCTATCAAAGCAATTGAGGAATCTATCCCTTCTAGTATTGAAAAGCAAATTTATCGTGGGGATTCTTTATCGACTTCAACAGTAGTTACAGAAAAAGCTGTTTGGGAAAACATTTACATGGTGGAAGTAGTTAGAAGTTGTCCAGAAATGTGTCGTTTCTGCCTAGTTAGTTATCTTAATTTGCCCTTTCGTATAGCAGATTTAAATACTTCTTTAATTCCTAATATTGAAAAGGGTCTTAAAGTTACCAATAGAATTGGTTTATTAGGACCATCAATCACACAACATCCTGAGTTTGGTAATTTGTTGAACTATTTAAACCAACCTAAGTATGATGATATTAGAGTAAGTATTGCTTCAGTTAGGGCTAATACAGTTACAGAAAAACTAGCAAAATTGTTAAGTAGTCGTAAAACAAAATCTATAACAATCGCCGTTGAAAGTGGCTCACCAAAAATCAGAAAGAATATCAATAAAAAGTTAGATAATGATGAAATTATTAGTGCAGCAATTAATGCAAAAATTGGTGGATTAAAAAACCTTAAATTATACGGAATGGTTGGATTACCAGGAGAAAACGAAGAAGATATCGAACAAACAATTTCAATGTTAGATTCTATACAAAAAGCAGCACAAGGCTTGAAAATAACATTTGGCTGTAGTACTTTTGTCCCCAAAGCTCATACTCCTTTTCAATGGTTAGGAGTAAATAAACTATCCCAAAAAAGACTCAAATTTTTAGAGAAAGTTTTAGGCAAGAGAAGAATAGAGTTTCGTCCAGAGAGTTATAATTGGTCTATTATTCAAGCTTTAATTTCCAGAGGTGATAGAAGACTAAGCAAGTTATTTAAATTAACTCGCTCTTATGGCAACTCTCTTGGTAGTTATAAGCGTGCTTTCAAAGAGCTGAAAGGAGAAATTCCTCCTCTTGAATATTATGCTCATAACAATTGGAAGACAGATCAAGTATTACCATGGGCTCACTTAAAAGGGCCTCTTTCTCATGCTAGCTTACTTAAGCAATACAATGAAACTAAGTTTTAG
- the rimM gene encoding ribosome maturation factor RimM (Essential for efficient processing of 16S rRNA) has protein sequence MQQNIDNMLKIGTIVGPRGLKGELKVLSSTDFPERFEISEEHWISDPNKSTLQSVKLISSRYVMEKNIYIVRLQGIETRNQAELLRNYKLFISNHSIPELKKDEYHISQLINLEVYHQKTKKLIGIVTDVFTTGHDLLEIELENPSLPESDKKQKFLVPFVYEIVPIVDLVNRRIELNPPKGLLDLSIVK, from the coding sequence ATGCAGCAAAATATTGATAATATGTTGAAAATTGGTACTATAGTTGGTCCTAGAGGATTAAAAGGAGAATTAAAAGTTTTATCTAGTACAGATTTCCCTGAAAGATTTGAAATATCTGAGGAGCATTGGATTAGCGATCCTAACAAGTCAACACTTCAATCAGTTAAATTAATCAGTAGTCGCTATGTTATGGAGAAAAATATTTATATTGTTCGCTTACAAGGAATAGAGACTAGAAACCAAGCAGAGTTATTGAGAAACTATAAACTGTTTATATCTAATCACTCTATTCCAGAGTTAAAAAAAGACGAATACCATATATCTCAACTTATTAATTTAGAGGTTTATCATCAAAAAACGAAAAAACTTATAGGTATCGTAACTGATGTATTTACTACAGGTCATGATTTATTGGAAATTGAACTAGAGAATCCATCTTTACCAGAATCAGATAAGAAGCAAAAATTTTTAGTTCCTTTCGTTTATGAAATTGTTCCAATAGTAGATTTAGTAAATAGAAGAATAGAACTTAACCCTCCTAAAGGATTATTAGATTTATCTATAGTAAAATAA
- a CDS encoding STAS domain-containing protein, producing the protein MSLRGTHETNGNYQIFRLTGLLDAFSEPIFRKVVGTHIDKGPYDIILVLTQIDFVDSSGLGALVQLVKQAQNHNGSLQVVTNPRVTQTVKLVRLEEFLSLQTTLEDAISHLKDKKNS; encoded by the coding sequence GTGAGTTTAAGGGGAACTCATGAGACAAACGGTAATTACCAAATTTTCCGTTTAACTGGCTTACTAGATGCCTTTTCTGAACCTATATTTCGTAAAGTTGTTGGAACACATATAGATAAAGGTCCTTATGATATTATTTTGGTCCTAACTCAAATCGATTTTGTAGATAGTTCAGGATTAGGAGCATTAGTACAATTAGTTAAACAAGCCCAAAATCATAACGGAAGTTTACAAGTTGTTACTAACCCTAGGGTTACACAAACTGTCAAATTAGTACGTCTAGAGGAATTTCTATCTTTACAAACAACTTTGGAAGATGCTATCTCTCATCTTAAAGATAAGAAAAATAGTTAG
- a CDS encoding Mini-ribonuclease 3 — protein MFVQTKDHSSIDRLSPAFLAYIGDAVYELYVRTAYLLPPRKLADYHNQVVAQVRAETQAAALQQLQPYLTETEKDIVRRGRNATNSHPRRLKPEVYQQATSLETLIGYLYLQDSQRLNEILRNLV, from the coding sequence ATGTTTGTACAAACGAAAGACCATAGCAGCATTGACCGATTATCTCCTGCTTTTTTAGCCTATATCGGTGATGCTGTTTATGAACTTTACGTACGTACAGCTTATTTATTACCTCCGCGTAAATTAGCCGATTATCACAATCAGGTTGTGGCGCAAGTTAGGGCAGAAACTCAAGCAGCCGCTTTACAACAATTGCAGCCATATTTAACAGAGACTGAGAAAGATATCGTTAGGCGGGGAAGAAATGCTACGAATAGCCATCCCCGTCGTTTAAAGCCAGAAGTTTATCAGCAAGCAACTAGTTTGGAGACACTAATAGGTTATTTATATCTACAAGACTCTCAGCGACTAAATGAAATACTCAGAAATTTAGTTTAA
- the rlmB gene encoding 23S rRNA (guanosine(2251)-2'-O)-methyltransferase RlmB: MLKQNVNSTSGNLKSKTSKSHDNDDLIYGRHAVLAALENDRQLNRIWVTNKLRHDSRFSNLLRISKSKGAVVDEVSLQRLSQITNGSNHQGIAAQVSPYSYYTLDRLITKAKQESDQPVIIIADGIVDPQNLGAIIRTSEAMGCQGLIIPQRRAASITSSVAKVAAGALEFFPIARVINLNRALETLKAEGFWIYGTVAEGGKNLPNFDFSCAIGLVIGSEGNGLNLLTQRYCDELLSIPLEGKTSSLNASAAASISIYEIFRSRSINN, from the coding sequence ATTTTAAAACAAAACGTTAATTCTACTTCCGGTAATCTAAAGTCAAAAACATCGAAATCTCACGATAATGATGATCTGATATATGGACGTCATGCTGTCTTGGCAGCTTTAGAAAATGACCGTCAACTAAATCGTATATGGGTTACCAATAAGCTGCGCCATGATTCTCGTTTTTCTAATCTTTTACGAATATCAAAAAGTAAAGGTGCGGTAGTAGATGAAGTTTCCCTTCAACGTTTATCTCAAATCACTAATGGTTCTAATCATCAGGGAATAGCTGCTCAAGTCTCTCCCTATAGTTACTACACTTTAGATAGATTGATAACCAAAGCTAAGCAAGAAAGTGATCAGCCAGTCATTATAATTGCTGATGGTATTGTTGATCCTCAAAATCTAGGAGCTATTATTCGCACTTCTGAAGCTATGGGTTGTCAAGGATTAATTATTCCTCAGAGAAGAGCTGCTAGTATTACCTCCTCCGTAGCTAAAGTTGCTGCAGGTGCTCTAGAATTTTTTCCTATAGCTAGAGTAATTAACTTAAATCGAGCTTTAGAAACTTTAAAAGCTGAGGGATTTTGGATTTATGGAACAGTGGCAGAGGGAGGGAAAAATTTACCTAATTTTGATTTCTCTTGTGCTATTGGTTTAGTCATAGGTTCGGAAGGTAATGGATTAAATTTACTTACTCAACGTTATTGTGATGAATTACTATCAATTCCGCTAGAAGGTAAAACTTCTAGCTTAAATGCTTCTGCTGCCGCATCAATAAGTATTTATGAAATTTTTCGTTCTCGTTCTATAAATAATTAA
- the gpmI gene encoding 2,3-bisphosphoglycerate-independent phosphoglycerate mutase, which produces MIEAPVSPVVLVILDGWGYRIEEEHNAIKLARTPVMDCLWQAYPKTLIETSGKEVGLPDGQMGNSEVGHLNLGAGRIVSQELVRIFNTIEDKSFYSNKALVSLFEKVKHRQGKLHLIGLCSEGGVHSHLDHLLELLNLAKQKDLDNVCIHAITDGRDTKKTDGITSISKIYKHIDKIGIGRLCTISGRYYSMDRDQRWERVKLAYDVITENIFKSKRSALDVLEKSYKENITDEFIVPTRIDSGAIDSGDGVVFFNFRPDRARQLCSALIKRDFNKFDRKLISPLEFVTFTKYSDQLPAEVAFKSKNLNFTLGEVISNNGLKQLRIAETEKYPHVTYFFNGGMEKPFEGEIRELVKSPMVSTYDESPEMSANQVTNKACLEVEKCIYSLIVINYANPDMVGHTGNMEATIQAIETVDKCLGRLLSSISKVGGTTLITADHGNAETMKDNNNILTSHTLNPVPLIFIEGEKRKITGYGGNVILRDNSKLSDIAPTILQILGIQQPEEMTGKSCFVNTIDTKINRKNNPS; this is translated from the coding sequence ATGATAGAGGCGCCTGTATCTCCAGTAGTTTTAGTAATTTTAGATGGTTGGGGTTATCGCATCGAGGAAGAACACAATGCGATTAAACTTGCAAGAACCCCTGTAATGGACTGTTTATGGCAGGCTTACCCAAAAACACTTATCGAAACATCAGGTAAAGAGGTAGGACTTCCTGACGGACAGATGGGCAATTCAGAAGTGGGGCATCTTAACTTAGGTGCAGGACGTATTGTTTCTCAAGAGTTGGTAAGAATTTTCAATACAATTGAGGATAAGTCGTTTTATAGCAATAAAGCTTTAGTTAGTCTTTTTGAAAAAGTAAAACATCGCCAGGGGAAATTACACTTAATTGGTTTATGTTCTGAGGGAGGCGTACATTCTCATTTAGATCATTTATTAGAATTACTAAATTTAGCTAAACAAAAAGATCTAGACAATGTTTGCATTCATGCAATTACAGATGGAAGAGATACTAAAAAAACTGACGGTATTACATCTATTAGTAAAATCTATAAACATATAGACAAAATAGGGATAGGACGTCTCTGTACAATAAGTGGACGTTATTATTCAATGGATCGAGATCAACGCTGGGAGAGAGTCAAGTTGGCCTATGATGTCATCACAGAGAATATATTTAAAAGTAAACGCTCTGCACTTGATGTTTTGGAAAAATCTTACAAAGAAAATATAACTGACGAATTTATTGTTCCTACTCGAATTGATAGTGGAGCAATCGATTCAGGAGATGGAGTTGTTTTTTTCAATTTTAGACCAGATCGAGCTCGACAATTATGTTCTGCTTTAATAAAACGCGATTTTAATAAATTTGATAGAAAATTAATTAGTCCTCTAGAGTTTGTTACTTTTACCAAATATAGCGATCAATTGCCTGCAGAGGTTGCTTTTAAATCTAAAAACCTCAATTTTACTTTGGGAGAAGTTATATCAAATAACGGTTTAAAACAATTACGGATAGCAGAAACAGAAAAATATCCTCATGTAACTTATTTTTTTAATGGGGGAATGGAAAAACCTTTCGAAGGTGAAATAAGAGAATTGGTTAAAAGTCCCATGGTTTCAACATATGATGAATCTCCAGAAATGTCGGCCAATCAAGTTACCAATAAAGCTTGTCTGGAAGTAGAAAAATGTATTTATTCTTTAATCGTTATTAATTATGCTAATCCTGATATGGTAGGGCATACTGGGAATATGGAAGCGACAATTCAAGCTATTGAAACAGTGGATAAGTGCTTAGGAAGATTATTATCTAGTATTAGTAAAGTTGGAGGTACTACTTTAATTACTGCTGATCATGGCAATGCTGAAACCATGAAAGATAATAACAATATTTTAACTTCCCATACCCTTAATCCCGTCCCTTTAATTTTTATTGAAGGTGAAAAAAGAAAAATTACTGGCTATGGTGGAAATGTAATTCTAAGAGATAATAGTAAATTATCTGATATTGCTCCAACAATTCTTCAAATACTTGGAATTCAACAACCTGAAGAAATGACAGGAAAGTCATGTTTTGTAAACACCATAGATACAAAGATAAATAGGAAAAATAATCCTAGCTAA
- the secG gene encoding preprotein translocase subunit SecG encodes MDFSQILQIIWTISAISLIFLILLHSPKGDGLGGIGGQAQLFTSTKSAEKTLNQITWTLSTIFIAITIILSAGWLNS; translated from the coding sequence ATGGATTTCTCACAGATTCTACAAATAATTTGGACTATTTCTGCTATTTCCCTAATTTTTCTTATCCTTTTACATAGCCCTAAAGGAGACGGTTTAGGCGGGATTGGTGGACAAGCTCAATTATTCACATCTACTAAAAGCGCTGAAAAAACCTTAAATCAAATAACCTGGACTTTAAGTACTATCTTTATAGCTATTACAATTATATTAAGTGCAGGATGGTTAAATTCTTAG
- the rnhA gene encoding ribonuclease HI, protein MKKLKIYTDGACSGNPGKGGYGVILVFNKYRKELSGGYRLTTNNRMEIISIIIGLEALTKLCNVTIYSDSRYVVDTMNKGWASKWQSNNWKRNKQEIAKNSDLWKRLLDLCTKHNVQFIWVKGHSGHPENERCDQLAVLASKRMELFIDKVFESTVN, encoded by the coding sequence TTGAAAAAATTAAAAATTTATACTGATGGTGCTTGCTCTGGAAATCCAGGTAAAGGAGGTTATGGAGTAATATTAGTGTTTAACAAATATCGAAAAGAATTATCAGGAGGCTATAGACTAACAACTAATAATCGTATGGAAATAATATCGATTATTATTGGGTTAGAGGCTTTAACAAAATTGTGTAATGTAACTATTTATTCTGACTCTCGTTACGTAGTAGACACTATGAATAAAGGATGGGCAAGTAAATGGCAATCTAATAATTGGAAACGCAATAAACAAGAAATAGCCAAGAATTCTGATCTATGGAAAAGGTTGTTAGATCTATGCACTAAACATAATGTTCAATTTATTTGGGTCAAAGGGCATTCTGGACATCCTGAGAACGAACGATGCGACCAATTAGCTGTCCTTGCTTCTAAAAGAATGGAATTATTCATAGACAAGGTTTTTGAAAGTACAGTTAACTAA